ACATAAAGATAACCGGCCGTTGCGCCTGCCAATAATATCAGGGATAGGGCAATCCATAATAAAACTTTCTTCATTATCAGGCGTTTGGATAATTGTTGATGTCAGTATTATAGAAATGGACAAGGCCTTACCCTTCGGGCAGTGGGCCAGGACAGGTACTAATATAAGCTATTTTTCTCACAAGTCGGCCATACTGTTACGGATGATGCAGTGCTCATTTGAGGTGACTTCATTTAAATTACCTGAAGAGCATAAATGATTATTTTTCCAGGGCAAACCCGTTTACTTTTCCTTTGTCTACCGCCGGTACACCTTTTGTCATCCATTCAGGTGCAGGAGCACCTTTCAGATAGTGATCAAAAAATTGCATCATTCGTTTGTCAAGGTCCATCATGTTGGCACGTCGGGCAAGGTTGTGTTCATCGCCGTTGTAATTGAGCAGCCATGCCGGTTTTTCAAGTCGGCGTAAGGCTGTAAAAAGTTCGATTCCCTGATACCAGGGAACAGCCCCGTCACCATCGTTTGACATAATCAAAAGCGGAGTTTCAACCTTATCGGCTTTGAAAAGCGGCGAGTTTTCAAGATATAAATCAGGGCGTTCCCAGAGAGTGGCGCCAATGCGACTTTGGCCTTCTTCATATTGAAACTGTCTGACCATGCCTGAACCCCATCTGATTCCTCCGTAAGCACTTGTCATATTGCTTACCGGAGCGCCAGCCATAGCAGCCTTGAATAAATTGGTACGCGTTACCATCCAGGCAGTCTGGTATCCGCCCCAACTCTGTCCCTGAATGCCCATGTGCTGCTGATCAACAAAACCTTTGGCTATCATGGCTTCTGTTCCGCTGATAATGGCATCATAGGCGCTTTGTCCGGGATATCCATCGCGGTAAGCGATATCAGGAATAAAAACAAGATAGCCATTGCTGCTGCAATAGGTGGGGCTGATGATACTGCGCGAAGGTTTGGGCACATAGTGCTGATGAAGCTGGTCGGCATATCTTTCATAAAAGTAAACCAGCATCGGATATTTTTTCTGAGCATCAAAGTTGGCAGGTTTGTAAAGCAGGCCTTCGGCACGTTTTCCATCTGGCATAAGCCAGTTTACCAGTTCAACACTTCCCCAAAGGTAGTTTTTCTGCTGAGGATTAGCGTCTGATATTTTAACTGATGATTGCAGGCTCAGACTGCTGCGCCATAAATTGGGATATTCACTAAAATTCCCCCGTGTATAAATGATGGTGTCGCAGTTTTTTGCTTTTTGAGGCGAAGTGTATTTATACGGGCCTTCTGCCAGGCGGATTGGTTTGCCGGTTTGATGATTGCTGATAAGATAGAATCCTGCGTTTTTGTTTGTTTTATTGAAAGATGACAGAAAAATATCGCCATTGGCAAGACCAACAGGCTCCAAATCCGGCTCAAGGTTAATATATCTAAAAATGGTGTTTTGCTTCCGTCCTTCCTGCATTGTAAGAGATACGGCAGGCTTTTTCCCTTCCGGGTCTAAAGCCCATAAATCAAATTTGTCGTAAACAACAAACTGACGGTCGTTGCTGGTCCATCCTGCGTAGCCTTCGGGGCCGGGCACTGACGGTACATCATGCATAGCATCATAAAAAGCAATGCTATCGCCTGCTGTATGTTTGACAGGCCGGCGGTTTTTCAGATTCATGGTGTACCACAGGCTGTCATTTTTGTTGTACCATGCCAGATATTTTTGCGACGTGCTTAAACTTACAGGGCCATCATGTTTCTGAAGCAACAACTCCCGGTTTCCTGTTTCTGTGTCTATCAGATAAACATCTCGGTAGTTTGCATCTTTCCATGAGGATTCAATTTGGTAGCTTTCTTCATGAAAACCAAGTAAATACCGTCCGTTACCTTTGTAACCGGTACTTGTCTTTTTAATTAAATCATCGGCCAGCTGTAATGTTTTGCCTGTTTTAGGGTGAAAAACAGCAAGATATGTGCGTTTTTTTTCATTTTCGAGCTGTTTAAGTTGCTGAGGTTGAAGCAGCGGGTCCTGCCAGTTCCAAATGTCAACTTTGGCCTTTTCATCATCGGTCAGGGTATCTTTCGGCTCGGGTCGTGGGGTGGGAGCAGCGCCGAAATAGAGACTGCTGCCATCCTGCGAAAAATAAACTTTACCGTTTTCGCCGGGGCAGTATCCCTGGTGTAAATCAGGCGAATTGGTATCAGCCACTGTTAACAGCCTTTGCTGATGGTAATAATTCAGCTTGTAGCGTTTAGCCGTGATGGTATCGCTGCTGTATAAAAAAGCCAGTTGAGCACCGGCGGTGTCAAAAGCAAGGTTGCGGATATAGCCCGGGTTGTCGAATATTTTTTCCTCTTTTTGCGTTTGTGTGTTAAAAATATAAATGGCTGACCTGGCAACAGAGTCATTGTTATAGGATGCAAAAGCCAGAGCCCGGCCATTGTCGCTTAAAATGAAAGAAGTTACTTTGTCCCACGAGTAAATCAAACTATCGGTTGGGTAAACCAGCTTGAGTGTGTAGGTTTCGGTTTTATCTTTCTTTTTGGTTTTATCTATTGGTTTTTTGTCTGATTTTAATGATTTGTTTTCAGTTATACTTACAGTTGAATCAGCCGTTAAAGTGTCCTTCACCACAGTTGGCCTGGGGGTTTCAATCAAAGCTGCCATGCAGTTGCCTGAAAAATCAGGCAAACTGAAAGACTTAAGCCCTGCAAAGCGGAATAATTTGTTGTTAAAAGCCATGATTCCCAATGAATCCTTGGGTAGCTCATCTTTCTTTTTGCCGTCAAGCTTAGCTTTTCTTACAACCTGATAAGGCGGTTTGATTCTGAAGGCTATAAAGCTGTTGTCGGCCGAGAAAACTGATTCAGTGCCCCTGTAAATGGTATCGGTTGTTTGATTTGCATTGTTAAACAGAATTAGTTTACCATCGCCAAGCTGCGGATTTAATTCAAAACTAACCCATTGGCCATCGCTGCTGATTTGAGACCCCTGCAAGTTATTCCAGCTGTCATACGCTTCCTGATGAAGAGGAATTTGTGACTGGGCGTCAGCTTTCAATGTTAATAAATTGTAAATTATGCAGAGGGTTATAAGCGGAAAAAAACAGGTTTTCATGAGCGTTGGTTTTGTAGTTGCGTTAAATCGGTCAGGTAAACATCAAAAAAAAATATCATGACAACCGACCGGAAAAAAAGGTTGACTTCAGCCGGATTTTATAATTCAGAACCACCGGTATTACCTGAAGTTGTGCAGCTTGTTTAGGTATTTGTTTTGTTATAGATTTAATAATCAATGTGTTAAAATACATTAAATGAATGTCGAAAAATAAAGGGAAAGAAATCCTTATACAAGCTACGGCACGAAAATAAAACAAACAGGAATCATTTCAAGTATTTGTGGTCAAATTTTCAGGAAAAAAATAAAGGAAACTGTTTTTTTAAACAACCCGCAAACAAACGTCACGCAGACTTGTTTGATGCTTGAAACTGACCTTAAAAGATTTTTAAGCGATTTGTATCAGGTTAAGCTCATTTCCTAAAACAGATATATTGATGTATATTTGCATCTTCAAAAAAAGAGCAATCAAATTGCCAAAGTTGCTGATATGAGTTATATAAATTTTGATAAAAATCAACTGGTTAATCTTGAGTATAGTTTACCCAAGGAACTATTGAGAACCAGTCGCGAAGGTGCGTATGCCAGCAGCACAATCATCAATTGTAACACCCGGAAATACCATGGATTGCTTGTTGTTCCTCAACCGGCCATTGATGGTGGAAACCATGTATTGTTATCGGCATTTGATGAAACGCTGATTCAACACAATGCTGAGTTTAATCTGGGAATACGTAAATATCAGGGTGAAAATTTTTCGCCCAAGGGGCATAAATATCTGAAAGATTTCACCACCGAACCTATTCCCAAACTTACATATGGGGTTGGAGGTATTGAATTTACCAAAGAGATGCTGTTTTCTCATAAAGACGGGCGCATGATTATCAGGTATACCCTGGTTGATGCACATTCTCCCACAATTATCAGATTCAGGCCATTTCTGGCATACAGAAACATTCATGCCACCAGTAAAGCCAATTATGATGTTGATACAAGTTACGAGGCTATCAACCATGGAATAAAGCTCAGAATGTACAGAGGGTATTCCTTCTTACATATGCAGTTTTCTAAAGAACCTGACTATGTGCATGTGCCTGATTGGTACTACAATGTTGAATACATAAAGGAGAAATCGCGGGGATATGACTTTTTGGAGGATTTATATACACCGGGTTATTTTGAAATGCCCATTGCCAAAGGCGAGAGTATCTATTTTTCTGTTGGAATTGAACCTGTAAACCCTGCATCATTAAAGAAACTTTACAATAGTGAGATAGATCGCCGCGTTCCCCGCAACAGTTTTGAGCATTGCCTTTTGAATGCTGCCCAGCAATTTGTGGTTAAGCGTGGTAAAAAGGTTGAAATTATTGCAGGCTATCCGTGGTTTGGCCGTTGGGGACGCGATACATTTATTGCATTGCCGGGCCTGGCACTGGTTGCCGGCGAATTTAAAGTTGCAAAAGCAGCCATTGACAATATTATTCAGGAAATGCGGGGGCCGCTTTTCCCCAATATGGGTATTGGAGAGTATGCCCAGTATAATGCCGCCGATGCACCCCTTTGGTTCTTCTGGACACTGCAGCAGTATGGTATTTATACAAAAACCACACGCAAAATCTGGAAAGAATATGGCAAGAAACTTAAAACTATTCTGGAAGGTTACCGTGCCGGAACAGCCTATAATATTAAAATGCACGACAATAGTCTGATTTATGCAGGTGAAAACGGGTATGCAGTTACCTGGATGGATGCTGTGGTGGAGGGTAAACCGGTCACTCCGCGTATTGGTTATGCAGTTGAAATCAATGCACTTTGGTATAATGCCATGATGTTTGCCATTGAACTTGCTACCGAAGCTGGTGACGATGAATTTGTGGATGAATGGAAAAATATTGCGGCAGTTTTTCCTCAGGCATTTGTCAATAATTTCTGGGACGACAAACGGGGCTATCTGGCTGATTATACCAATGGTGAATACAAAGACTTTTCAGTCAGACCCAATATGGTTTTTGCTACTTCACTGCCTTACAGCCCGCTGAATGAAGAAATGCGCAATAGCATTCTTGAACGGGTAAAATCAGAATTGCTTACCAAACGCGGACTTCGTTCGCTGGCGCCCAAAAATCCGCTTTACAAAGGCGTTTATACGGGAAATCAAACCCAACGCGATATGGCTTACCACCAGGGCGCAGTTTATCCATGGCTTCTCGGGCATTTTATAGAAGGTTACCTGACCATTCATGGCAAATCAGGGCTGGGGCTGGCTACCGAATTGTATCTGGGATTTAATGAAGTCATGATGGAACATGGTATTGGTACCATTTCTGAAGTTTACGACGGTGACCCGCCTCATAAACCCGGCGGAGCAATTTCACAGGCATGGAGTGTTGCCGAACTGCTCAGGATTAACTGGCTTATCAGGCAGTGCTCTGCCCGTTAGCATGTGATAAATTGGCTTTTTTTATTGTTGATTATAAACCTGAAAAAGAAAAATGAAAGTACTGATGTTTGGTTGGGAGTTTCCTCCTCATATTACCGGTGGACTGGGAACAGCTTGTTTTGGAATGACCAAAGGCCTGTTGAAAAACGGTGTGGAAGTGCTTTTTGTTGTTCCCAAAGCCTATGGTGATGAAAGCGAGGAAGCTGTAAGACTTATCAACGCCAGTGATGTAACCATCGATATCCGCAAATCTGAACATCAGGATTTCTGGAAAAATATTACCTATCTTGAAGTAAATTCAAGCCTGGTGCCCTATGTTGGCCCTGAAGCATTTGACAACCTGGTGGAAACTGGTGAAGCTTACTTTTCGTGGTCTGAAGAATCTATTTTTAATGCACGATACACCTTCTCAGGAAAGTATGGTGCCAATCTGCTTGAGGAAGTCTCGCGTTATGCCCTGGTTGGGGCGCAAATAGCTTCTGAATCGCAGTTCGATCTGATTCATGCACACGATTGGCTCACATACCCCGCCGGAGTAGCTGCTAAAAAAGCCAGCGGTAAACCGCTTGTTGTGCACATGCATGCCACTGAATTCGATCGCTCCGGAGAAAATGTGAACCAACAGGTGTATGATATTGAACGTGCCGGTATGGAAGCTGCCGACAGAGTGATAACAGTGAGCAATCTTACCCGCAATATCGTGATTGAGCGCTACGGGATAGACCCTGATAAGGTAATAACCGTGCACAATGCGGTGGAACCAACCGAACATGCCGATATCAGGCAAATAGAAAAGCATGTTCCCGAAAAAATTGTCACTTTCCTGGGACGCGTTACTTTTCAAAAAGGGCCTGAATACTTTATTGAAGCCGCTTACAAGGTGCTTCAGCGCGATCCCAACGTCAGATTTGTAATGGCTGGAACAGGCGACCTGCTCGAAAAAATGATACGCCGGGTTGCTCAACTTCGCATTGCCACCAAATTCCATTTTACAGGCTTCTTGCGTGGCGAAAATGTTGACCGCATGTTTGCCATGAGTGATGTTTATGTAATGCCTTCAGTGTCAGAGCCGTTCGGTATTTCACCTCTTGAAGCCATGCGCTCCAATGTACCGGTAGTTATTTCCAAACAATCGGGCGTGGCAGAAGTCTTACAACATGCTTTAAAGGTCGATTTCTGGGATATTGATGCAATGGCTGATGCCATTTATGCACTGCTTCAATACAGAAGCCTCTCTTCTGTCTTCTCCAAATATGGTGCCCAGGAAGTTGATAATTTGAAGTGGGAGAATGCCTCCAAGCATATCAAAGATGTTTATGAACAGGTTTACAGGTAATTAATTGGTTAAATAGAAAAATACTTCGGATTATGAGATCAATTTGTTTTTATTTTCAGGTGCATCAACCTTTTCGTCTGAGGACATACAGGTTTTTCGATATAGGTGAAAACCACCGCTATTTCGACGATTACCAGAACAGATCTATCATCAGGCGGGTGTCAGAACGCTCATATATCCCGATGAATAACCTTTTGCTCAGCCTTATTAAAGAATATGGAGCTGCATTTAAAGTCAGTTTCTCCATTTCGGGTATTGCTATTGACCAAATGGAAATGTATGCTCCGGAAGCTCTTGAAAGCTTTAAAAAATTGGCAGCTACCGGCAATGTTGAGTTTCTGGCCGAAACATACGCTCATTCTATGGCTGCTTTGAAAAATCCCGATGAATTCAGATTTCAGGTGAAGAAACATGCCGATCGGATTGAATCGGTTTTTGGCGTTAAACCTACAGCTTTCAGAAATACCGAGTTGATTTATTCCGATCAGATAGGAGCTATGGTGCATGACCTGGGCTTTAATGTATTGCTTACCGAAGGCGCCAAACACATATTGGGATGGAAAAGCCCCAACTTCTTGTATTGCAATGCCATCAATCCTAAACTGAAACTTTTGCTGCGCAATTACCAGCTGAGTGATGACATTGGCTTCAGGTTCTCTAATCAAAACTGGATTGAATGGCCGCTTTCTGCTGAAAAATTTGCCGGCTGGCTCAAAGCCTATGATAAAAATCAACAGGTGGTCAATATTTTTCTTGATTACGAAACTTTTGGTGAGCACCAATGGGCCGAAACCGGTATTTTCGACTTTATGAAAGCTCTGCCACGACAGATATTTGCAACCACAGATTTTACTTTTTCAACTCCAACTGAAATTGCTAACCGATTGCAGCCTGTTTCAGCAGTAAATGTGCCACATGCCATTTCATGGGCCGATGAAGAGCGCGATTTAACTGCATGGCTGGGTAACGAAATGCAGGATGAAGCCTTCGATAGCCTGTATCATTTGGCTGATAAAGTCAATAAGTCTGATAATAAAGATATTCAGAAAGATTGGCTGTACCTGCAATCCTCCGACCATTTTTACTATATGTGTACAAAATGGTTTTCAGATGGTGCTGTTCATAATTATTTTAATCCTTACAGCACTCCCTATGAGGCGTTTATTAATTATATGAACGTGCTTTCCGATTTTATTGGCCGGGTTGAGAACAACCAGGAGAAGAAAACGCAACCTGTAGCTGAACTCAATATTCCGGATCCTTCAAAACTTACCAGGAAAATTCAGGAAGTAACCCCTCAACCGGATGATGCCGATGAAAATGAAACCGGTAACTTTGAAGTCTTATTCAGCCTGTCGAAAAAAGAACTCAAACATGCTCTCGGGCAGATAGATATGAAAAACCTGGCTTATGCTCTTTTTAACAGGGCAGAAGAAGAGGTTGAACAACTCCGCAAAAACCTTCCGGTTGCCTACCGAAACGAACTTGCAAAAGCTTTGCAGGCACTGAAAAAACCACGGAAGTCGGTTATTGACGCTCATCAGAAAAAGATTTCAGAGTTGCTTCAGACTTTGTTTAAACATTGATTATCATGATGCTAAGTCAATTTTGACTTTTGAATTCATTCACCACCAGACTAAAGGGTAAAAAATCAAGAACACTTGTTCTCAAGTGTTTCTATTGTTCAATTTTACAATAAATGAAATGACTGAAAATAAAATAATTAAGCCTGACTATATATTTGAAACCAGCTGGGAAATCTGCAATAAAGTCGGCGGAATCTATACGGTGGTTTCTACAAAGGCTCCGGGAGTTCAAAAGGAATTTGAAGACAACTATATACTGATTGGTCCTGATGTCTGGAAAGAAACCAATCAGAATCCTGATTTCAAGGAAGATAAGTTTATTTACAGATCGTGGCGCGAGCATGCTGAAACAAACGGACTCCATATCAGAATCGGAAGATGGAATATTGAAAGTAGTCCGATTGTTGTTCTGGTTGATTTTACTCCGTACATTCAGATTAAAGATAAAATCTTTACTGATTTTTGGGAAAAATTTAAACTGGATTCTATTTCCGGACAATGGGATTATGTTGAACCTGTGTTATTTGGATATGCTGCCGGTAAAGTAATCGAAAGCTTTTATGAGTTTAATCTCACGGCTCACGATAGGATAATTGCTCATTTTCACGAATGGATGACCGGGGCAGGTGTATTGTATCTGCGCGAATATGTGCCACAGGTTGGCTGTGTGTTCACAACCCACGCAACTGCGCTGGGAAGAGCTATTGCAGGTAATCACCTTCCGTTGTATGGCGATATGGCCGGTTATATTCCTGATATGACAGCCCGCCGGTTTGAGATTGTGTCAAAATTCTCGCTCGAAAGGGCTGCTGCTCAGAGCTGCGATGCTTTTACAACCGTTAGTGAAATTACTGCAAAGGAATGCAGCCACTTTCTTGGACGACAAGTTGACTTGATTACCCCGAATGGATTTGACGATAGTTTTGTGCCTCCCGCCGCTGAATTTGACAACCGCCGGTTGATGGCCAAAAATAAAATAATGCAGGTAGCCAGGGCCTTATTCAATTCTGACCTTCCGGAAGATACTATTCTTACCATCAACAGTGGCAGGTATGAGTTTCGTAACAAAGGGATTGACCTTTATATTGATGCATTGGCGCGTTTAAATCAGAATAAGGACCTTGACAGAAACATCATTGGTTTTATTGCAGTACCTGCTAACCATTCGGGCCCTTCTCAGGCGCTTGCAGCCCGGTTAAATGAGCCTGACTTTAGCCAGCCTACCGATGGCCAGTATCTGACCCATGGGCTGCATTACCCTGAGTACGACCAGGTTCTAAACAAAGCACATGCCGCTGGCCTGATGAATAGGCCTGATGATAAGGTGAAACTGGTTTTTATACCATCTTATCTCAACGGCCAGGATGGAATTTTTAATTTTTCGTATTACGAACTGCTTATTGGTTTTGACCTTTCTGTTTTTCCATCTTATTATGAACCATGGGGTTACACCCCCCTCGAGAGTCTTGCTTTTCATATTCCAACTATTACTACCAACCTGGCAGGCTTCGGATTGTGGATTAAAGAAAAGGTTGAAAAATATGAGCCCGGTGCATGGGTGATCGACAGAGATGATAAAAATCAGGCTCAGGTTGTTGAGAAAATTGCTGAAATTATTCAGATGTATGCAGGATTTGATGCCAAAAAGATTGAAGCAGCCCGAACCCTGGCTTTTGAAATTTCAAGAAGTGCCTTGTGGGATGAACTTTCAATCAATTATGGTGTAGCATACAGCATTGCGCTTAATAAGGTAGCAGGCCGTGAAGAACTTTTCCGTGACAAAAGGACCCCTGATGTACTCATGGCTTTTCAGCCTAAAAGATACCAGGCCCCGGTGTGGCATAAAGTGCTCATTAAGCCGGGTATTCCCGACAGGTTTACAGGATTGAAACGCTTATCGCGTAACTTATGGTGGACATGGAACCCTGAAACGGTAGAACTTTTCAGAATGATTGATCCGATTCAGTGGGAAGCACTGAATCATAACCCCATGTCGCTGCTCGAGTCGCTCACTGTAAAGCAAATGATGCAACTGGAGCGTAATGAAGCTTTTATTGCTAAGCTTGATAAAGTTTATGGCGAGTTTGAGGCCTATATGAAAAAAGCCTCTGAAAAACCAAAACATCAGATTGCCTATTTCAGCATGGAATATGGTTTGCACGATACTGTTCAGATTTTTTCAGGTGGCTTGGGAATTCTTGCCGGCGATTACCTGAAGCAGGCCAGCGATTCAAATGCAAATATGATAGGAGTGGGGTTACTCTACCGGTATGGCTATTTCCGCCAGCACCTCTCCATGTTCGGCGATCAGGTGGCCAGCTATAATCCTCAGAAATTTACCCATATGCCCCTAAAGCCGGTTCGCAATAGTAATGGCGAATGGGTCATGATCTCTATTGTTTTGCCCGGACGAAATCTGTATGCTAAAGTATGGAAACTCGATGTGGGACGTATTCCGCTTTATTTGCTTGATGCTGATATTGAAGAAAACAGCGAGGCCGACCGTTTTATTACCCATCAGCTTTATGGAGGAGATTGGGATAACAGGTTTAAACAGGAATTGTTGCTTGGCGTGGGTGGTATCCGCATGCTTAATGCCATTGGCATGAAACCACAGGTGTATCATTGCAATGAAGGGCATGCTGCTTTTATTGGAATTGAACGTTTGCGATTGCTTGTTCAGGAAAAGAACTTTCCATTTGATCAGGCCCTGGAAATTGTAAGGGCTACCCAGCTGTTTACAACACACACTCCAGTTCCGGCCGGACACGATGCGTTTTCTGAGGATGTGCTCAGGGCTTATATTCCTCATTATGCCGATAGATTGAATATTTCGTGGAATACGTTTATGAATCTGGGAAGATTTGTTGAAGACAAGCAGGATGAAAAATTTTCGATGAGCGTGCTTGCGGCCCGTCTGTCTCAGGAAATGAATGGAGTGAGCCGCATTCACGGACGCGTAAGCCGCGAAATGTTCCAGGGAATGTTTGAAGGATATTTCGCTGACGAACTGTATATCAGCCATGTAACCAACGGAGTTCACCTCCCCACCTGGGCTTCTCCTAAATGGCAGGCGCTGTACAAAAGAGTTTTTGGTGACGATTATATTGCGAACCAAACAAACAAAAATATCTGGGAAAAAATTTATGAAGTTCCCGATGAAGAGATTTGGGAACTCAGACAGCAACATCGCAAGGATCTGATTGATTTTCTGAAAATCAGACTTGGAGATGATTTGAAACGTCGTCAGGAAAATCCAAAGTTTATCCTGAGAACGCTTGATACATTAAATGATAAGGTTTTAACCATCGGATTTGCACGCAGGTTTGCGACTTATAAAAGAGCTCATCTGCTGTTTACCAATCTCGATCGTTTGTCTCAACTGGTCAATAATGCCAAACAACCGGTTCAGTTTGTTTTTGCTGGCAAAGCTCATCCGGCCGACAAAGCCGGACA
This Lentimicrobiaceae bacterium DNA region includes the following protein-coding sequences:
- a CDS encoding S9 family peptidase, whose amino-acid sequence is MKTCFFPLITLCIIYNLLTLKADAQSQIPLHQEAYDSWNNLQGSQISSDGQWVSFELNPQLGDGKLILFNNANQTTDTIYRGTESVFSADNSFIAFRIKPPYQVVRKAKLDGKKKDELPKDSLGIMAFNNKLFRFAGLKSFSLPDFSGNCMAALIETPRPTVVKDTLTADSTVSITENKSLKSDKKPIDKTKKKDKTETYTLKLVYPTDSLIYSWDKVTSFILSDNGRALAFASYNNDSVARSAIYIFNTQTQKEEKIFDNPGYIRNLAFDTAGAQLAFLYSSDTITAKRYKLNYYHQQRLLTVADTNSPDLHQGYCPGENGKVYFSQDGSSLYFGAAPTPRPEPKDTLTDDEKAKVDIWNWQDPLLQPQQLKQLENEKKRTYLAVFHPKTGKTLQLADDLIKKTSTGYKGNGRYLLGFHEESYQIESSWKDANYRDVYLIDTETGNRELLLQKHDGPVSLSTSQKYLAWYNKNDSLWYTMNLKNRRPVKHTAGDSIAFYDAMHDVPSVPGPEGYAGWTSNDRQFVVYDKFDLWALDPEGKKPAVSLTMQEGRKQNTIFRYINLEPDLEPVGLANGDIFLSSFNKTNKNAGFYLISNHQTGKPIRLAEGPYKYTSPQKAKNCDTIIYTRGNFSEYPNLWRSSLSLQSSVKISDANPQQKNYLWGSVELVNWLMPDGKRAEGLLYKPANFDAQKKYPMLVYFYERYADQLHQHYVPKPSRSIISPTYCSSNGYLVFIPDIAYRDGYPGQSAYDAIISGTEAMIAKGFVDQQHMGIQGQSWGGYQTAWMVTRTNLFKAAMAGAPVSNMTSAYGGIRWGSGMVRQFQYEEGQSRIGATLWERPDLYLENSPLFKADKVETPLLIMSNDGDGAVPWYQGIELFTALRRLEKPAWLLNYNGDEHNLARRANMMDLDKRMMQFFDHYLKGAPAPEWMTKGVPAVDKGKVNGFALEK
- a CDS encoding polysaccharide deacetylase family protein, coding for MRSICFYFQVHQPFRLRTYRFFDIGENHRYFDDYQNRSIIRRVSERSYIPMNNLLLSLIKEYGAAFKVSFSISGIAIDQMEMYAPEALESFKKLAATGNVEFLAETYAHSMAALKNPDEFRFQVKKHADRIESVFGVKPTAFRNTELIYSDQIGAMVHDLGFNVLLTEGAKHILGWKSPNFLYCNAINPKLKLLLRNYQLSDDIGFRFSNQNWIEWPLSAEKFAGWLKAYDKNQQVVNIFLDYETFGEHQWAETGIFDFMKALPRQIFATTDFTFSTPTEIANRLQPVSAVNVPHAISWADEERDLTAWLGNEMQDEAFDSLYHLADKVNKSDNKDIQKDWLYLQSSDHFYYMCTKWFSDGAVHNYFNPYSTPYEAFINYMNVLSDFIGRVENNQEKKTQPVAELNIPDPSKLTRKIQEVTPQPDDADENETGNFEVLFSLSKKELKHALGQIDMKNLAYALFNRAEEEVEQLRKNLPVAYRNELAKALQALKKPRKSVIDAHQKKISELLQTLFKH
- a CDS encoding glycogen debranching enzyme family protein, with protein sequence MSYINFDKNQLVNLEYSLPKELLRTSREGAYASSTIINCNTRKYHGLLVVPQPAIDGGNHVLLSAFDETLIQHNAEFNLGIRKYQGENFSPKGHKYLKDFTTEPIPKLTYGVGGIEFTKEMLFSHKDGRMIIRYTLVDAHSPTIIRFRPFLAYRNIHATSKANYDVDTSYEAINHGIKLRMYRGYSFLHMQFSKEPDYVHVPDWYYNVEYIKEKSRGYDFLEDLYTPGYFEMPIAKGESIYFSVGIEPVNPASLKKLYNSEIDRRVPRNSFEHCLLNAAQQFVVKRGKKVEIIAGYPWFGRWGRDTFIALPGLALVAGEFKVAKAAIDNIIQEMRGPLFPNMGIGEYAQYNAADAPLWFFWTLQQYGIYTKTTRKIWKEYGKKLKTILEGYRAGTAYNIKMHDNSLIYAGENGYAVTWMDAVVEGKPVTPRIGYAVEINALWYNAMMFAIELATEAGDDEFVDEWKNIAAVFPQAFVNNFWDDKRGYLADYTNGEYKDFSVRPNMVFATSLPYSPLNEEMRNSILERVKSELLTKRGLRSLAPKNPLYKGVYTGNQTQRDMAYHQGAVYPWLLGHFIEGYLTIHGKSGLGLATELYLGFNEVMMEHGIGTISEVYDGDPPHKPGGAISQAWSVAELLRINWLIRQCSAR
- a CDS encoding glycosyltransferase family 4 protein; translation: MKVLMFGWEFPPHITGGLGTACFGMTKGLLKNGVEVLFVVPKAYGDESEEAVRLINASDVTIDIRKSEHQDFWKNITYLEVNSSLVPYVGPEAFDNLVETGEAYFSWSEESIFNARYTFSGKYGANLLEEVSRYALVGAQIASESQFDLIHAHDWLTYPAGVAAKKASGKPLVVHMHATEFDRSGENVNQQVYDIERAGMEAADRVITVSNLTRNIVIERYGIDPDKVITVHNAVEPTEHADIRQIEKHVPEKIVTFLGRVTFQKGPEYFIEAAYKVLQRDPNVRFVMAGTGDLLEKMIRRVAQLRIATKFHFTGFLRGENVDRMFAMSDVYVMPSVSEPFGISPLEAMRSNVPVVISKQSGVAEVLQHALKVDFWDIDAMADAIYALLQYRSLSSVFSKYGAQEVDNLKWENASKHIKDVYEQVYR